The Misgurnus anguillicaudatus chromosome 21, ASM2758022v2, whole genome shotgun sequence genome includes a window with the following:
- the LOC129421674 gene encoding B-cell receptor CD22-like has translation MSIMLAPPPLIFLLMIHGVYSAKDKWGVNYSSSSICALKGSTVMINCTYEYPTGHQIMKVFWTNINRENPPDLFNNSKYSQRIQYLGDKHHDCTMRLTDVRQTDIHKYYFRFITDKEKYIGLPGVSLNITDLQVESSGDKVIEGHSVTLTCKSRCSLTNRSTFIWFKNTQLLSQRSDRNNQLILQSVTREDSGNYSCAVQGHNLTSPHQYLNVIYPPEETRVVVNPSGEIMEGDSVNLTCSSESNPPVHNYSWFKVNETSSVGSGQTYSITNINSRHSGLFYCEAQNEVGSQRSDAVSVNVKGGKDSVLYVVAGVSVGCGVFILILFIVFVWKCKHRPDDIRQSQDNMYSSGVSAPEFRHAEEILYSNVQHIKDIKTENDEMLLERPEPTTALRSTPDCSVLHATDVPTPGLTLPTATDALTPTTSVPTATDALTPTPSVPTATDALTHTPSVPTAVLIPEPSAEALPKGRAKEECFQGKNN, from the exons ATGTCAATCATGTTGGCTCCTCCTCCTCTGATCTTTCTCCTCATGATTCACG GAGTGTATAGTGCTAAAGATAAGTGGGGTGTGAATTACAGCTCTTCATCCATCTGTGCACTAAAGGGCTCAACAGTGATGATAAACTGCACTTATGAATACCCTACTGGACATCAGATCATGAAAGTGTTCTGGACAAATATTAACAGAGAAAATCCTCCAGATCTGTTTAATAACTCTAAATACAGTCAGAGGATTCAGTATCTGGGAGATAAACATCACGACTGCACCATGAGACTGACTGatgtgagacagacagatatacacAAATACTATTTCAGATTCATCACTGATAAAGAAAAATACATTGGTCTTCCTGGAGTGTCTCTTAATATCACAG ATCTTCAGGTGGAGTCTTCAGGTGATAAAGTGATAGAGGGACATTCAGTGACTCTTACATGTAAAAGCAGATGCAGTCTGACTAacagatcaacattcatctggtttaaaaacacacagttATTAAGTCAGAGATCAGACAGAAACAATCAACTCATCCTGCAGTCAGTAACAAGAGAGGATTCAGGCAACTATAGCTGTGCTGTACAGGGACACAATCTTACATCACCTCATCAATATCTCAATGTCATCT ATCCTCCAGAAGAGACTCGTGTGGTGGTGAATCCATCTGGTGAAATAATGGAGGGTGATTCAGTGAATCTGACCTGCAGCAGTGAATCAAATCCACCTGTTCATAACTacagctggtttaaggtgaATGAAACATCATCTGTTGGATCTGGACAGACGTACAGCATCACAAACATTAACTCCAGACACAGTGGATTGTTTTACTGTGAGGCTCAGAATGAAGTCGGATCTCAAAGATCTGATGCGGTTTCAGTCAATGTTAAAG GAGGAAAAGACTCAGTCCTGTATGTGGTTGCTGGAGTCTCAGTTGGATGTGGAGTTTTCATTTTGATTCttttcattgtgtttgtgtg GAAGTGCAAACACAGACCTGATGACATCAGACAAAGTCAg GATAATATGTATTCATCAGGAGTCTCAGCTCCTGAATTCAGACATGCTGAGGAGATCCTGTATTCAAATGTCCAACACATCAAAGACATCAAGACTGAAAACGATGAGATGTTGCTGGAGAG GCCTGAACCAACCACTGCCTTAAGGTCAACTCCTGATTGCTCTGTTCTTCATGCCACAGATGTGCCGACTCCTGGCCTCACCTTGCCTACTGCCACTGATGCATTGACCCCTACCACGTCTGTGCCTACTGCCACTGATGCATTGACCCCTACCCCCTCTGTGCCTACTGCCACTGATGCACTGACACATACCCCCTCTGTGCCTACTGCTGTGCTGATTCCTGAGCCCTCTGCAGAGGCCCTTCCCAAAGGCAGGGCAAAGGAAGAGTGTTTTCAAGGAAAAAACAATTAG